The following DNA comes from Chitinophagales bacterium.
CTTCAAATACTACTATACCTCCTATGCTTCCATTCCAAGGCAAACAACTAAGTGTGTTTTGAATAATAACATCTTCATACTGAGGTACTTTTATTACTTGTACAGCTTTATCGGCATCGTAGGGATAGCTCAATTCATTTTTAAACTGTAGTCCATTTATATTTCCTAAGTTTATACTTTTAACGTAGTTAAATTCGTATCTCCCAGCTTGAAAATAGTCTGTTACATTACCAAAAGTGTTATTAAAAGTTGTCAAATTAATATTAGCACCTTTCATTTGTACTATTAGCACATAATCGCCTACGGCAAATAGATTTTCTCCATTATTAGCTACTCTCATGGCATTGTTGCAAAAATCAATGTCTGTTACTGCTGCGTATTGATTAACTATAGGCGTATTTATTACCGTTTGAGCAGTAATATTAATTGCAATTAATGAAAAGAATAAATAGGTTAGTATGTTTTTCATAATTAATTTTTAAGCAAAAGATGTACCACAGCCGCAGGTTTCATTAGCATTGGGATTGTTAAATGTAAAACCTCTGTTGTTTAGTCCGTCTTCATAATCTACTTCCATATTATTAATAAGTCTTACCTCATCTTTGTTTATCCCAATATTTAATCCGTCTATATGGTATAAAGTAAGTCCTTTAACTTGTTCTACAAATTCAAAAACATAGGTATATCCCGAGCAGCCGCCATTATTTACCCC
Coding sequences within:
- a CDS encoding iron-sulfur cluster assembly accessory protein — encoded protein: MKDSIINNDSLPIKFTESALKEIKRLVSRNLENKILHIGVNNGGCSGYTYVFEFVEQVKGLTLYHIDGLNIGINKDEVRLINNMEVDYEDGLNNRGFTFNNPNANETCGCGTSFA